A DNA window from Babylonia areolata isolate BAREFJ2019XMU chromosome 28, ASM4173473v1, whole genome shotgun sequence contains the following coding sequences:
- the LOC143301772 gene encoding prestin-like gives MADTDVFINSWGPFPDYALSSTGSLRLTGLPRRCPSTLVGFEEVHRKQAPETSLRQRMVRGANKAWSQLSWRRAVKSHLPFVKTLRHYRVSRDLLSDVLAGVTVGVMMIPQGMAFALVASLPPIVGLYMALFSSLVYVFLGTAHHLSWNCVAVLAIMMGNLLDTYEAQLRHTLPRDLLLPNGTPTPLTDHHHTIFGQGNATAASMLSESLISSEVQNVLVTDPKVEAGSEAVYDVLSAVPPSLGSADNDSAAGVTATSAPPGVSQLEKVIASKKMELACSVTLLSGVILAVLGKLGLGRLASFMSDSLVISFTVGVTFHVFVGQLGNALGLELAPHNGVFKIFTQVADIASNLKHTNITTTIIFASCAITIYTVKRFVNEKYADKLKVPVPVELIVVIVATVVNANLKLNETNRVSIVEEISVGIPRPKVPDVKVGLNYLSEGLIIIFVSFTQTVALGKIMALKHNYRIDCNLEMFSLGVASVVCSFFSGFIPGASITCSVIQDSAGGKTQIASVFSAGLVLFVVMFLGPYFYYLPRCVLAAIVMVNIRAMLLKLLTVTCLATVVLDTDLGLLVGMAVCMSGVLVRSRISPVRVLGQVTVDKTHLWRSVDKYHDAQELPKVKVVGINSDFYFVNAELITDEIVKLSGINPSKLKRKGNVLHVEAPGKTAKTQNGHIVIKIHQNDDTEKPPAPDDASKLLNAVNASDHSTVLPTEQTPAHDHSTPDHHQQQHTHENGVIHENETRENGHLLPPVSDIIINNTKNSNNHTTNENSHMIPQEHHHHQQAPQLPITALIIDFSCVSYIDLMAVGALDILVADYEAVGVKVFLTQLHERCVSKLRATGFLDKHCDKVFLTNSSALNYS, from the exons aTGGCAGACACCGACGTGTTCATCAACTCCTGGGGTCCCTTCCCAGACTACGCTTTGTCCAGCACGGGCAGCCTCCGTCTGACGGGTCTTCCTCGGCGCTGTCCATCCACCCTGGTAGGGTTCGAGGAGGTGCACAGGAAGCAGGCCCCGGAGACCTCGCTGAGGCAGAGGATGGTGCGGGGCGCCAACAAGGCCTGGTCCCAGCTGTCCTGGAGGCGTGCGGTGAAGAGTCACCTGCCCTTCGTCAAGACCCTGAGGCACTACCGGGTGTCACGGGACCTGCTGAGCGACGTGCTGGCCGGGGTGACGGTGGGCGTGATGATGATCCCCCAGGGTATGGCCTTCGCCCTGGTGGCCAGCCTCCCGCCCATCGTGGGCCTGTACATGGCGCTCTTCTCCTCCCTCGTCTACGTCTTCCTGGGCACGGCGCACCACCTGTCCTGGAACTGTGTGGCCGTGCTGGCCATCATGATGGGAAACCTCCTGGACACCTACGAGGCTCAGCTGCGGCACACCCTTCCACGCGACCTCCTCCTGCCCAAcggaacccccacccctctaaccgatcatcatcacaccatcttCGGCCAAGGAAACGCCACAGCTGCCTCCATGCTGAGCGAGTCCCTCATCTCCTCTGAGGTCCAGAACGTTCTCGTGACGGATCCCAAGGTAGAGGCAGGATCTGAAGCGGTGTACGACGTCCTGTCAGCGGTGCCCCCTTCCCTAGGGAGCGCCGACAACGATTCTGCAGCGGGCGTCACCGCGACGTCAGCGCCGCCTGGCGTGAGTCAGCTGGAGAAGGTGATCGCCTCCAAGAAGATGGAGCTGGCCTGTTCGGTGACCTTGCTGTCGGGCGTCATCCTGGCCGTCCTGGGCAAGCTGGGTCTGGGCAGACTAGCCTCCTTCATGTCCGACTCCCTGGTCATTAGCTTCACGGTGGGTGTCACCTTCCACGTCTTCGTAGGGCAGCTAGGCAACGCTCTGGGGCTGGAGCTGGCCCCGCACAACGGGGTCTTCAAGATCTTCACGCAGGTCGCCGACATCGCCTCGAACCTCAAGCacaccaatatcaccaccaccatcatcttcgcGTCCTGCGCCATAACCATCTACACCGTGAAACGCTTCGTGAACGAGAAGTACGCCGACAAGCTGAAGGTTCCAGTCCCCGTGGAGCTCATCGTGGTCATCGTGGCCACCGTGGTCAATGCCAACCTGAAACTGAACGAGACCAACCGAGTCTCCATCGTGGAGGAGATCTCCGTGGGGATCCCGAGACCTAAGGTGCCTGACGTGAAGGTGGGGTTGAACTACCTGTCCGAGGGTCTGATCATCATCTTCGTGTCCTTCACGCAGACGGTGGCGCTGGGCAAGATCATGGCCCTCAAGCACAACTACCGCATCGACTGCAACCTGGAGATGTTTTCACTGGGCGTCGCCAGCGtcgtctgctccttcttctccggCTTCATCCCGGGGGCGTCCATCACCTGCTCAGTGATCCAGGACTCGGCCGGGGGCAAGACCCAGATCGCCTCGGTCTTCTCGGCGGGGCTGGTGCTGTTCGTGGTCATGTTCCTGGGGCCGTACTTCTACTACCTGCCACGCTGCGTGCTGGCTGCCATCGTGATGGTCAACATCCGCGCCATGCTGCTCAAGCTGCTGACCGT CACGTGCCTGGCCACCGTTGTCCTGGACACCGACCTGGGCCTGCTGGTCGGCATGGCGGTCTGCATGTCCGGGGTCCTCGTCCGCTCCAGGATCTCCCCCGTGCGCGTGCTGGGGCAGGTGACGGTGGACAAAACCCACCTCTGGAGGTCGGTGGACAAGTACCACGACGCCCAGGAGCTGCCCAAGGTCAAGGTCGTGGGCATCAACAGCGACTTCTACTTCGTCAACGCCGAGCTCATCACTGACGAGATCGTGAAGCTGAGCGGCATCAACCCATCCAAGCTGAAGAGGAAGGGCAACGTGCTTCACGTTGAGGCCCCCGGCAAGACGGCCAAGACCCAGAACGGTCACATCGTCATCAAGATACACCAGAACGACGACACCGAGAAACCTCCAGCGCCTGATGATGCTTCGAAGCTCCTCAACGCCGTCAATGCTTCAGACCACAGCACGGTTCTCCCCACTGAGCAAACACCAGCACATGATCATTCCACTCctgaccaccaccagcagcaacacacCCACGAAAATGGCGTCATCCACGAAAACGAAACCAGGGAGAACGGACACTTGTTACCACCTGTCAgcgacatcatcatcaataacaccaagaacagcaacaaccataCAACAAACGAGAACAGTCATATGATACCTCAagagcaccatcaccaccagcaagcGCCGCAGCTGCCAATCACGGCCCTTATTATCGATTTCAGCTGCGTGTCGTACATCGATCTCATGGCGGTGGGGGCTCTGGACATCCTGGTGGCCGACTACGAGGCTGTAGGGGTCAAGGTCTTTCTGACTCAGCTCCACGAGCGCTGTGTGAGTAAGCTGAGGGCCACGGGGTTTCTGGACA